One genomic segment of Halomarina pelagica includes these proteins:
- a CDS encoding sulfite exporter TauE/SafE family protein, whose amino-acid sequence MSPLLVGAFVGFGLLIGTLFGFFGMGGSFLVTPALLVMGYPSTVAVGSGLAFVFGTSVIGALRHRDHGQVDYKLAAIMTVAMTLGIEGGKRVVFSLEATGTADLVISVAYVGLLAAVGLFTLRDAWGSDDADDADGNDLARRVQSVDVPPMVTLRGGVRVSATVVFAIGLTIGVLSGFLGVGGGFLLMPAMVYGLGVPAAIAVGTDILQITLSGAFGAFVYAQAGAVALPVVGALLVGSALGARVGAGATRHVDEDEIKGYFAAMLLAGSLAVAAKKLGTAYGIDALDTVSVVLIFGAAVLVSGAVVLAAVCGLRGNRTGTWCRLVTRSRT is encoded by the coding sequence ATGAGTCCCCTGCTGGTCGGCGCGTTCGTCGGGTTCGGTCTGCTCATCGGAACCCTGTTCGGATTCTTCGGGATGGGCGGTTCGTTTCTCGTCACGCCCGCGTTGCTCGTGATGGGGTATCCGTCGACGGTCGCGGTCGGCAGTGGACTCGCGTTCGTCTTCGGGACGTCCGTCATCGGCGCGCTCCGCCACCGCGATCACGGTCAGGTCGACTACAAACTCGCGGCCATCATGACGGTGGCCATGACCCTCGGTATCGAGGGGGGAAAGCGCGTCGTCTTCTCCCTCGAAGCGACCGGGACGGCCGATCTCGTCATCAGCGTCGCGTACGTCGGTCTCCTCGCCGCGGTCGGTCTGTTCACGCTCCGCGACGCGTGGGGGTCCGACGACGCGGACGACGCGGACGGGAACGACCTCGCCCGTCGCGTGCAGTCCGTCGACGTCCCGCCGATGGTGACGCTCCGCGGCGGCGTCCGCGTCTCCGCGACCGTCGTCTTCGCGATCGGGCTCACGATCGGCGTACTGTCCGGCTTCCTCGGCGTCGGCGGTGGGTTCCTCCTGATGCCCGCGATGGTGTACGGCCTCGGCGTCCCCGCCGCGATCGCCGTGGGGACGGACATCCTTCAGATAACGCTCTCCGGTGCCTTCGGCGCGTTCGTCTACGCGCAGGCCGGCGCGGTGGCGCTCCCCGTCGTCGGTGCGCTGCTCGTGGGGAGCGCCCTCGGCGCGCGCGTCGGTGCGGGCGCGACCAGACACGTCGACGAGGACGAGATCAAGGGCTACTTCGCCGCGATGCTGCTCGCCGGGAGTCTCGCCGTCGCCGCGAAGAAACTCGGAACCGCGTACGGTATCGACGCGCTCGACACGGTGAGCGTCGTCCTCATCTTCGGCGCGGCGGTCCTCGTGAGCGGCGCGGTCGTCCTCGCCGCCGTCTGTGGACTCCGCGGAAACCGAACGGGGACGTGGTGCCGACTCGTCACGCGGAGTCGAACGTAG
- a CDS encoding DUF7512 family protein: MFGLEPSTAAHAAATVGLVLAEAIALYVGYGALSSVAGSTVLERIGGD, translated from the coding sequence ATGTTCGGCCTCGAACCCTCGACTGCCGCACACGCGGCGGCGACGGTGGGCCTCGTCTTGGCGGAGGCCATCGCGCTATACGTCGGCTACGGTGCGCTGAGTAGCGTCGCCGGTTCGACGGTCCTCGAGCGGATCGGGGGTGACTGA
- a CDS encoding DUF6691 family protein — MSAERRSPLFLPAIYVGGLIFGFGLAISGMARPEIVLDFLQFEDFGLLFVMGGAAVVTGITFAVATRSLDRAPLTGREYTRRLKEFDRNVVVGGTVFGVGWGVSGICPGAAYASVGIGNYPILWAIAGMFLGAYAQGYARSLGTDSTESAGDASLDRPT, encoded by the coding sequence GTGAGCGCCGAGCGACGCAGTCCGCTGTTCCTGCCCGCGATCTACGTCGGGGGGCTGATCTTCGGCTTCGGCCTCGCGATCAGCGGGATGGCCCGTCCCGAAATCGTGCTGGACTTCCTCCAGTTCGAGGACTTCGGCCTCCTGTTCGTCATGGGCGGCGCGGCGGTCGTCACCGGGATCACCTTCGCCGTCGCGACGCGGTCTCTCGACCGAGCGCCGCTGACCGGACGCGAATACACGCGTCGGCTCAAGGAGTTCGACCGCAACGTCGTCGTCGGCGGTACCGTCTTCGGCGTCGGCTGGGGCGTCTCCGGCATCTGTCCGGGTGCCGCGTACGCCAGCGTCGGCATCGGTAACTACCCCATCCTCTGGGCGATCGCCGGGATGTTCCTCGGTGCCTACGCCCAGGGATACGCGCGCTCGCTCGGCACGGACAGCACCGAATCGGCCGGCGACGCGTCTCTCGATCGACCCACATGA